In one Streptomyces venezuelae genomic region, the following are encoded:
- a CDS encoding aromatic ring-hydroxylating oxygenase subunit alpha has product MTTTPLPPSLTATLPGRYYTDPEIFRQEQERVFEALWFCAVRAADLDEPGAFRTVQVGRESVLVTRSRTGELRAFLNVCRHRGARLCTEEAGQVRRALQCPYHAWTYDLEGRLVAAPNLVKMPDVDRAAYGLIKVALREWLGYAWVCLADEPPSFEETVMGAAVERLGDAAAIDRYGTERLALGKRVSYDVRANWKLIVENFMECYHCATIHPELTDVLPEFADGFAAQYYVGHGAAFGEEVGGFTVDGSAGFGRLPEVSQDQDRRYYAITVKPTVFINLVPDHVILHRMFPLAEDRTVVECDWLYAPDVVASGVDLTHSVELFHRVNTQDFAACERTQPAMASRAYREGGVLVPTEHHIGLFHDWLTKQLAT; this is encoded by the coding sequence GTGACGACGACCCCGTTGCCGCCGAGCCTCACCGCGACCCTCCCCGGCCGCTACTACACCGATCCCGAGATCTTCCGGCAGGAACAGGAGCGCGTCTTCGAAGCGCTCTGGTTCTGCGCCGTGCGCGCCGCCGACCTCGACGAACCGGGCGCCTTCCGCACCGTTCAGGTGGGGCGCGAGAGCGTCCTGGTCACGCGCTCCCGCACCGGCGAGCTGCGCGCCTTCCTGAACGTCTGCCGCCACCGCGGCGCCCGCCTGTGCACCGAGGAGGCCGGGCAGGTGCGGCGCGCCCTCCAATGTCCCTACCACGCCTGGACGTACGACCTGGAGGGACGGCTCGTCGCCGCGCCCAACCTGGTGAAGATGCCGGACGTCGACCGCGCCGCCTACGGCCTGATCAAGGTGGCCCTGCGGGAGTGGCTCGGCTACGCGTGGGTGTGCCTGGCCGACGAACCGCCCTCCTTCGAGGAGACCGTCATGGGCGCGGCGGTCGAACGGCTCGGCGACGCGGCGGCCATCGACCGCTACGGCACCGAGCGTCTCGCGCTCGGCAAGCGCGTCTCCTACGACGTGCGCGCCAACTGGAAGCTGATCGTCGAGAACTTCATGGAGTGCTACCACTGCGCGACGATCCACCCCGAACTCACCGATGTCCTGCCGGAGTTCGCGGACGGTTTCGCCGCCCAGTACTACGTGGGGCACGGCGCGGCGTTCGGGGAGGAGGTCGGCGGGTTCACGGTCGACGGCAGCGCGGGCTTCGGCCGGCTCCCCGAGGTGTCGCAGGACCAGGACCGCCGGTACTACGCGATCACCGTGAAGCCGACCGTGTTCATCAACCTCGTCCCCGACCACGTGATCCTGCACCGGATGTTCCCGCTGGCCGAGGACCGCACGGTCGTCGAGTGCGACTGGCTGTACGCACCCGATGTCGTCGCTTCCGGCGTGGACCTGACGCACTCCGTGGAACTCTTCCACCGCGTCAACACGCAGGACTTCGCGGCCTGCGAGCGCACCCAGCCCGCGATGGCTTCACGCGCCTACCGCGAGGGCGGGGTGCTGGTGCCGACCGAGCACCACATCGGGCTCTTCCATGACTGGCTGACGAAACAGCTCGCTACGTAG
- the solA gene encoding N-methyl-L-tryptophan oxidase: MSPTYDVIVIGLGGMGSAAAHHLAARGSRVLGLEKFGPVHARGSSHGGSRITRQSYFEDPAYVPLLLRAYELYDRLERDTGRDIATLCGGVMLGRPDSRTVSGSRLSAEQWDLPHEMLDAKEIRRRFPTLTPDDDEVALYEARAGLVRPENTVAAHLQLATRNDADLHFEEPMTRWEPYRDGVRVHTAEDTYTAGQLVICPGAWAPALLTDLGVPFTIERQVMYWFQPSGGIGPFLPENHPIYIWEDAENVQVYGFPAIDGPALGAKVAFFRKGTPCTPETIERSVHDDEIVAMAQQVGRLIPDLPGGFVKAATCMYSNTPDEHFVIARHPEHPGSVTVAAGFSGHGFKFVPVVGEILADLALDGATGHPIELFDPSRLAATPA; encoded by the coding sequence CGCGCACCACCTCGCCGCGCGCGGCTCCCGTGTCCTCGGCCTGGAGAAGTTCGGCCCGGTGCACGCCCGCGGCTCCAGCCACGGCGGTTCGCGCATCACCCGGCAGTCCTACTTCGAGGACCCCGCGTACGTACCGCTGCTGCTGCGCGCGTACGAGCTGTACGACCGCCTCGAACGCGACACGGGCCGCGACATCGCCACCTTGTGCGGCGGCGTGATGCTCGGGCGCCCCGACAGCCGCACGGTCTCCGGCTCACGGCTCTCCGCCGAGCAGTGGGACCTGCCCCACGAGATGCTGGACGCCAAGGAGATCCGCCGCCGCTTCCCGACGCTCACGCCCGATGACGACGAGGTGGCCCTGTACGAGGCGCGGGCAGGCCTCGTCCGCCCCGAGAACACGGTGGCCGCACATCTCCAACTGGCCACGCGGAACGACGCCGACCTGCACTTCGAGGAGCCCATGACCCGGTGGGAGCCCTACCGGGACGGCGTGCGCGTCCACACCGCGGAGGACACCTACACCGCCGGACAGCTGGTGATCTGCCCGGGCGCGTGGGCGCCCGCGCTGCTGACCGATCTGGGCGTGCCCTTCACCATCGAACGGCAGGTCATGTACTGGTTCCAGCCCTCCGGCGGCATCGGCCCCTTCCTCCCCGAGAACCATCCGATCTACATCTGGGAGGACGCGGAGAACGTCCAGGTCTACGGCTTCCCCGCCATCGACGGGCCCGCGCTGGGGGCGAAGGTGGCCTTCTTCCGCAAGGGCACGCCCTGCACTCCGGAGACCATCGAACGCTCGGTCCACGACGACGAGATCGTCGCGATGGCCCAGCAGGTGGGGCGGCTGATCCCGGACCTCCCCGGCGGCTTCGTCAAGGCCGCCACCTGCATGTACTCCAACACGCCCGACGAGCACTTCGTGATCGCCCGCCATCCGGAACACCCCGGTTCGGTGACCGTCGCGGCCGGCTTCTCCGGACACGGCTTCAAGTTCGTGCCCGTGGTCGGCGAGATCCTCGCCGACCTGGCGCTCGACGGCGCCACCGGGCATCCCATCGAGCTCTTCGACCCGAGCCGCCTCGCCGCCACGCCTGCCTGA